The Deinococcus aestuarii genome includes a region encoding these proteins:
- a CDS encoding GNAT family N-acetyltransferase: MTPPVPDSLARLARAEAAGQGRYREFGGVERFGPLVAAHAGPDLPVNAAWHDGGAGLTEPDLNAFETFSAARGERATLHVLSHAAPPLLPLLRARGYALDHVLHAYTHDLTHLPPPPDLDVREEPDPDAWADLAARGFGAGSEGVMRVNARLTGTRRLVAGVEGVPAGVAALSLQGGIAAFYSAATLPGWRGRGVQTALLAARLHLAARMGADLASVFVTPESGSERNVRRAGFALAGARLTFTRE; the protein is encoded by the coding sequence GTGACCCCCCCGGTGCCCGACTCCCTCGCCCGCCTCGCCCGTGCGGAGGCAGCGGGGCAGGGGCGTTACCGCGAGTTCGGGGGGGTGGAGCGCTTCGGCCCGCTCGTCGCCGCGCACGCCGGGCCTGACCTGCCCGTCAACGCCGCCTGGCACGACGGAGGCGCGGGGCTCACGGAGCCGGACCTGAACGCCTTCGAGACCTTCAGCGCGGCGCGCGGGGAGCGGGCCACCCTGCACGTCCTGTCGCACGCCGCGCCGCCCCTGCTGCCCCTCCTCCGGGCGCGCGGGTACGCGCTCGACCATGTGCTGCACGCCTACACCCACGACCTGACGCACCTGCCCCCGCCCCCCGACCTGGACGTCCGCGAGGAGCCCGACCCGGACGCCTGGGCGGACCTCGCCGCGCGGGGCTTCGGGGCGGGCAGCGAGGGAGTCATGCGGGTGAACGCCCGCCTGACGGGCACGCGCCGCCTCGTCGCGGGGGTGGAGGGGGTGCCCGCCGGGGTGGCGGCCCTGAGCCTGCAAGGAGGAATCGCCGCGTTCTACAGCGCCGCGACCCTGCCGGGGTGGCGGGGCCGGGGGGTCCAGACGGCCCTCCTCGCCGCGCGGCTGCATCTCGCCGCCCGCATGGGAGCCGACCTCGCCAGCGTGTTCGTCACGCCGGAAAGCGGCAGCGAGCGCAACGTGCGCCGCGCCGGGTTCGCGCTGGCGGGTGCGCGGCTGACCTTCACGCGGGAGTGA
- a CDS encoding AIM24 family protein, with the protein MEFIWKARTVREIGGEGARLEVVEHTAHPAEAPLEGYLQPVTRPAPWRQLTLHLGGGTAVLEPGALQSLRGEIELSASVAGGGGGLGGLLRGAVTAAATGEGLYKTVYRGAGVIHTEPTRLHLLLGELRGEEVIVDDGAFVACVGDVTVGRHVNRGLSAALGSGEGRVQPKLSGTGVFALQSPVHPDEFQVLDLRDETLKVDGNLVVAYTGGLTFSVEKSARGLLGSGRTGEGYVQVYRGSGRVWFAPTLPLRLPPALTPTLGA; encoded by the coding sequence ATGGAATTTATCTGGAAGGCCCGCACGGTGCGCGAGATCGGCGGCGAGGGCGCCCGCCTGGAGGTTGTCGAGCACACCGCCCACCCCGCCGAGGCCCCGCTGGAGGGCTACCTCCAACCCGTGACCCGCCCCGCGCCCTGGCGGCAGCTCACCCTGCACCTGGGAGGAGGCACGGCGGTCCTCGAACCCGGCGCCCTCCAGTCCCTGCGCGGCGAGATCGAGCTGAGCGCGAGCGTGGCGGGCGGCGGAGGCGGGCTGGGCGGCCTGCTGCGCGGGGCGGTCACGGCGGCGGCGACCGGCGAGGGCCTGTACAAGACCGTTTACCGGGGCGCGGGCGTGATCCACACCGAGCCCACGCGGCTGCACCTCCTCCTCGGCGAGCTGCGCGGCGAGGAAGTGATCGTGGACGACGGCGCCTTCGTCGCCTGCGTGGGGGACGTGACGGTGGGGCGGCACGTCAACCGGGGCCTGAGCGCCGCCCTCGGCAGCGGGGAGGGGCGGGTGCAGCCCAAGCTCTCGGGCACGGGTGTCTTCGCCCTGCAAAGCCCCGTCCACCCGGACGAGTTTCAGGTTCTCGACCTCCGGGACGAGACCCTCAAGGTGGACGGCAACCTCGTCGTGGCGTACACGGGCGGCCTGACCTTCAGCGTCGAGAAGAGCGCGCGCGGCCTGCTCGGCAGCGGGCGGACGGGCGAGGGTTACGTGCAGGTCTACCGGGGCAGCGGGCGGGTATGGTTCGCCCCCACCCTGCCGCTGCGCCTGCCCCCCGCCCTCACGCCGACACTGGGTGCATAG
- a CDS encoding response regulator transcription factor, which yields MDQRILLIEDNPDITRVVQYELEQAGYKVLTAPDGVTGLTSARENSPELVILDLGLPDFDGAEIARRLRKTSSVPIIILTAMDAVDRKVNLLEAGADDYMTKPFHPEELVARVKVQLRHQQHGEVISIGALEIHPQKRLCHYNGHEVRLSPKEFDLLTFLARQPGRVYSRAEIEREVWNGELPSNSNVVDVHMANMRAKLRDLDGYGIIRTVRGIGYALKTP from the coding sequence ATGGACCAACGTATCCTGCTGATCGAAGACAATCCCGATATCACCCGCGTCGTCCAGTACGAGCTGGAGCAGGCCGGGTACAAGGTGCTGACCGCCCCCGACGGGGTGACGGGTCTGACGAGCGCCCGCGAGAACAGCCCCGAACTCGTCATCCTCGACCTCGGCCTGCCCGACTTCGACGGCGCCGAGATCGCCCGCCGCCTGCGCAAGACGAGCAGTGTGCCCATCATCATCCTGACCGCGATGGACGCCGTGGACCGCAAGGTCAACCTCCTGGAGGCGGGCGCCGACGACTACATGACCAAGCCCTTCCACCCGGAGGAACTCGTCGCCCGGGTCAAGGTGCAGCTTCGCCACCAGCAACACGGCGAGGTGATCTCCATCGGCGCCCTCGAAATCCACCCGCAAAAGCGGCTGTGCCACTACAACGGCCACGAGGTCCGTCTCTCACCCAAGGAGTTCGACCTCCTGACCTTCCTGGCCCGCCAGCCGGGCCGCGTGTATTCGCGCGCCGAGATCGAGCGCGAGGTCTGGAACGGCGAGCTGCCCAGCAACTCCAACGTGGTGGACGTGCACATGGCGAACATGCGCGCCAAGCTGCGCGACCTCGACGGGTACGGGATCATCCGCACGGTGCGCGGCATCGGGTACGCGCTGAAGACGCCTTAG
- a CDS encoding MliC family protein, whose amino-acid sequence MTSPAAALRVGLCSSVLLGVGGTALADGGPAAPTTAGGEQVLGRATFRCQGGVRVQVTLLPNRARVQFAGQTRILNQADGVGGVLYQGGGFAWVSTGGVASMKEVRSGRLALRGCVQVS is encoded by the coding sequence ATGACTTCCCCTGCCGCGGCCCTGCGTGTCGGTCTGTGTTCGTCGGTTCTGCTCGGGGTGGGTGGAACCGCCCTCGCCGACGGTGGGCCCGCCGCCCCCACCACGGCGGGCGGGGAACAGGTGCTCGGGCGGGCGACCTTTCGCTGCCAGGGCGGCGTGCGCGTGCAGGTGACCCTGCTGCCGAACCGGGCCCGGGTGCAGTTCGCCGGTCAGACTCGGATTCTGAATCAGGCCGACGGGGTGGGGGGCGTGCTGTACCAGGGCGGCGGCTTCGCCTGGGTCAGCACCGGCGGGGTCGCCTCCATGAAGGAGGTCCGCAGCGGCCGACTCGCCCTGAGGGGTTGCGTGCAGGTGAGCTGA
- a CDS encoding MliC family protein gives MNPFTVVLRVGLCLTALLPAGGTAFADGAPGLTTASAPAGQDRVIERVVFRCQGGVRVQVTRMPNRARIEFAGQTRTLDLADGVNGVRYRSGGFAWVNDGKVASMQNTRSGAQPVSGCVRVN, from the coding sequence GTGAACCCCTTCACTGTGGTTTTGCGGGTCGGCCTCTGCCTGACGGCGCTGCTCCCGGCGGGCGGCACGGCGTTCGCCGACGGTGCGCCCGGCCTCACCACGGCCTCTGCCCCGGCGGGCCAGGACCGGGTGATCGAGCGGGTCGTCTTCCGCTGTCAGGGGGGCGTGCGCGTGCAGGTGACCCGGATGCCGAACCGGGCCCGGATCGAGTTCGCGGGGCAGACCCGGACCCTCGACCTCGCCGACGGGGTGAACGGGGTGCGTTACCGCAGCGGCGGCTTCGCCTGGGTCAACGACGGCAAGGTCGCCTCCATGCAGAACACCCGCAGCGGGGCCCAGCCCGTCAGCGGCTGCGTGCGCGTCAACTGA
- a CDS encoding P1 family peptidase, protein MTLPNSTLTAVPGFRVGHWTDSVGQTGCTVILCPDGGAVASASFLGPSPGTREGVLLSPEKKVERVHALLLTGGSAFGLAAASGVVRVLEERGVGHETPWARVPLVPAAVVYDLGVGDPRARPGEREGEAAARSASDAPVGRGRVGAGTGATAGKYLGQDFTVPGGLGSVFVERHGVRVGALAVVNPIGDVLDERGGVLAGPGVGPGAAAFGGGTVTPGDVESTTLVAVATEHTLTKNEARRLADAAQTALGRVIHPSHTFWDGDSAFVLSACTLPPADPMLLGALVQEAVCAAVRDAVRTARG, encoded by the coding sequence ATGACCCTGCCCAATTCCACCCTCACCGCCGTGCCCGGCTTTCGCGTGGGCCACTGGACCGACTCCGTGGGCCAGACGGGCTGCACGGTGATCCTCTGCCCCGACGGGGGCGCGGTCGCCTCCGCGAGTTTTCTCGGGCCAAGTCCGGGCACGCGCGAGGGGGTGCTGCTCTCGCCCGAGAAGAAGGTCGAGCGGGTCCACGCCCTGCTGCTGACGGGCGGGAGTGCCTTCGGTCTCGCGGCGGCGAGCGGCGTGGTGCGGGTGCTCGAAGAACGCGGGGTCGGACACGAGACGCCCTGGGCGCGCGTGCCCCTCGTCCCGGCGGCGGTGGTCTACGACCTCGGGGTGGGGGACCCCCGGGCCCGCCCCGGCGAGCGCGAGGGCGAGGCGGCGGCCCGGTCGGCGTCGGACGCCCCGGTCGGGCGCGGACGGGTGGGCGCGGGCACGGGCGCCACGGCGGGCAAGTACCTGGGGCAGGACTTCACCGTGCCGGGCGGCCTGGGCAGCGTCTTCGTGGAGCGCCACGGCGTCCGGGTCGGGGCGCTGGCGGTCGTCAACCCCATCGGGGACGTGCTCGACGAGCGCGGCGGCGTGCTGGCCGGGCCGGGTGTGGGGCCGGGGGCGGCGGCCTTCGGGGGCGGCACCGTCACGCCGGGCGACGTGGAGAGCACCACCCTCGTCGCCGTCGCCACCGAGCACACGCTCACCAAGAACGAGGCCCGCCGCCTCGCCGACGCCGCGCAGACCGCGCTGGGCCGGGTGATCCACCCCAGCCACACCTTCTGGGACGGGGACAGCGCTTTCGTCCTGAGCGCCTGCACCCTGCCCCCCGCCGATCCCATGCTCCTCGGCGCCCTCGTGCAGGAGGCGGTGTGCGCGGCGGTGCGGGACGCGGTGCGGACGGCGAGAGGGTGA
- a CDS encoding MmcQ/YjbR family DNA-binding protein, whose product MRSIGEVRAAAAALPHSRETFPFGETTLVFKVGGPDGKMYALTDILADPASLSVKVTPERGEDLRAEYAAIAPGYHLNKRHWVTVTLDGTVPDTLLRELLAGSHALVVRGMTRAERAELGLG is encoded by the coding sequence ATGCGTTCTATCGGCGAGGTGCGAGCGGCGGCGGCGGCCCTTCCCCACTCGCGGGAGACCTTCCCCTTCGGTGAAACGACTCTGGTGTTCAAGGTGGGCGGACCGGACGGCAAGATGTACGCGCTGACCGACATCCTGGCCGACCCGGCGAGCCTGTCCGTGAAGGTCACGCCGGAACGGGGCGAGGACTTGCGCGCCGAGTACGCCGCCATTGCCCCCGGGTATCACCTCAACAAGCGCCACTGGGTGACGGTCACGCTCGACGGCACGGTGCCGGACACGCTGCTGCGGGAACTGCTGGCGGGCAGCCACGCGCTCGTCGTGCGCGGCATGACGCGGGCCGAGCGGGCGGAACTGGGGCTGGGGTGA
- a CDS encoding DUF418 domain-containing protein, producing MSLVSPPDQAPAPETGPPRPVGVGERAALPDVLRGLALLGILIVNVQTFAGFREWQQRGVDGVVQVLTDVLVNGRAISLFAMLFGWGTAGLLARHGAGTLLRRLAVLLVIGTAHFVFVWHGDIISNYALLAVALLLGARMTARELVTLAGALGGWWLLLGLLAGVGSLAGPVRPRFDGLPDLTPGMTYGQVVADRAAEFQSNLIGGSVYNGLWLVALFCLGAAAGRAGVLTRPQDHLPLLRRLATYGLMIGLPLGVLLAWLNTGGTQTAGLLAIPVRMGGGLASALGYAGVLGLLAARGSLGPLKAFAASGRLAMTNYIAQSLIMTTVFYPYAGGGYGRWGAAAAVLLALAVGLAQVPLSAWVLRRFGTGPLEALTRVLVYGRARR from the coding sequence ATGAGCCTCGTTTCCCCGCCGGATCAGGCCCCTGCCCCCGAGACCGGCCCGCCGCGCCCGGTGGGGGTGGGGGAACGCGCGGCCCTGCCCGACGTGCTGCGGGGGCTCGCGCTGCTGGGCATCTTGATCGTGAACGTGCAGACCTTCGCGGGCTTCCGCGAGTGGCAGCAGCGGGGCGTGGACGGGGTGGTGCAGGTGCTGACCGACGTGCTCGTGAACGGGCGGGCGATCAGCCTCTTCGCCATGCTGTTCGGGTGGGGGACGGCGGGGCTGCTCGCGCGGCACGGGGCCGGGACGCTGCTGCGGCGGCTGGCGGTGCTGCTCGTGATCGGCACGGCGCACTTCGTGTTCGTGTGGCACGGGGACATCATCTCCAACTACGCGCTGCTGGCAGTGGCGCTGCTGCTGGGCGCGCGCATGACGGCCCGCGAACTCGTCACCCTCGCGGGGGCGCTGGGGGGCTGGTGGCTGCTGCTGGGGCTGCTGGCGGGCGTCGGCAGCCTCGCGGGCCCGGTGCGCCCCCGGTTCGACGGGCTGCCCGACCTCACGCCCGGCATGACCTACGGGCAGGTCGTGGCCGACCGCGCGGCGGAGTTCCAGTCCAACCTGATCGGGGGCAGCGTGTACAACGGCCTGTGGCTCGTGGCGCTCTTCTGCCTGGGGGCCGCCGCCGGGCGCGCGGGAGTGCTCACCCGCCCGCAAGACCACCTGCCGCTGCTGCGCCGCCTCGCCACCTACGGCCTGATGATCGGCCTGCCGCTGGGCGTGCTCCTCGCGTGGCTCAACACCGGGGGCACCCAGACCGCCGGGCTGCTCGCCATCCCCGTCCGCATGGGCGGCGGCCTCGCCTCGGCGCTGGGGTACGCCGGGGTGCTGGGGCTGCTCGCCGCGCGGGGGAGCCTGGGGCCGCTGAAAGCCTTCGCGGCGAGCGGACGGCTCGCCATGACCAACTACATCGCCCAGAGCCTGATCATGACGACCGTGTTCTACCCCTACGCGGGCGGGGGGTACGGGCGCTGGGGAGCCGCCGCCGCCGTGCTCCTCGCCCTCGCGGTCGGCCTCGCGCAGGTGCCGCTGAGCGCGTGGGTGCTACGCCGCTTCGGCACCGGACCGCTGGAGGCCCTCACCCGCGTCCTGGTGTACGGCCGCGCCCGGCGTTAG
- the hemW gene encoding radical SAM family heme chaperone HemW: protein MTAPHPDSTVRHLYVHVPFCPTICPYCDFHVLTRRAGLVERYLEGIEAEAARLAQGYAVDLDTVYLGGGTPSFLRDAELAALVGSVRRHLGWGRTENTLEVNPGTVSPERAAHWRALGFGRASVGVQSLDDATLKFLGRQHDAQQAREAVTTLIGADFRVSGDLITAVPGQPLESDIRGLVDLGVGHVSAYTLTVEPGTEFARRGVTVEEDDEREGFERTEALLGALGFTRYEVSNYARPGEESRHNLAYWHNRLYLGLGPGAAGHYPASGNGFLSRRWTNPHLHDWLAGERPEVQDVDAAEFVTDALFMGLRLRDGVDLAELSGRSGVDVRGAYAEPIAANVRRGLLMLEGERLCATPQGWWALNRVVTDFLEEPGAALTTSSRQ, encoded by the coding sequence GTGACGGCCCCCCACCCCGACTCCACCGTGCGCCACCTCTACGTGCACGTGCCCTTCTGCCCGACCATCTGCCCGTACTGCGACTTCCACGTCCTGACGCGGCGGGCCGGGCTGGTCGAGCGGTATCTGGAGGGCATCGAGGCGGAGGCGGCCCGGCTGGCGCAGGGGTACGCGGTGGACCTCGACACGGTGTACCTGGGGGGCGGCACCCCGAGCTTCCTGCGGGACGCGGAGCTGGCGGCTCTCGTCGGCAGCGTCCGGCGTCACCTGGGCTGGGGCCGGACCGAGAACACGCTGGAGGTGAACCCCGGCACCGTGTCCCCCGAGCGCGCGGCCCACTGGCGGGCCCTCGGCTTCGGTCGCGCCTCCGTCGGCGTGCAGAGCCTCGACGACGCGACGTTGAAGTTCCTGGGCCGCCAGCACGACGCCCAGCAGGCGCGCGAGGCCGTGACCACGCTGATCGGCGCGGACTTCCGGGTCAGCGGCGACCTGATCACCGCCGTGCCGGGTCAGCCTCTGGAGTCGGACATTCGCGGCCTGGTGGACCTCGGCGTCGGGCACGTGAGCGCCTACACCCTGACGGTCGAGCCCGGCACCGAGTTCGCCCGGCGGGGCGTGACCGTCGAGGAGGACGACGAGCGCGAGGGCTTCGAGCGCACCGAGGCCCTGCTGGGCGCCCTCGGCTTCACCCGCTACGAGGTCAGCAACTACGCGCGCCCCGGCGAGGAGTCGCGGCACAACCTCGCCTACTGGCACAACCGCCTCTACCTGGGGCTGGGACCGGGCGCGGCGGGGCATTACCCGGCCAGTGGGAACGGCTTCCTCTCCCGCCGCTGGACCAATCCCCATCTCCACGACTGGCTGGCGGGCGAGCGGCCCGAGGTGCAGGACGTGGACGCCGCCGAGTTCGTCACCGACGCCCTCTTCATGGGCCTGCGGCTGCGGGACGGGGTGGACCTCGCCGAGTTGTCGGGCCGCTCGGGGGTGGACGTGCGTGGGGCCTACGCCGAACCTATCGCGGCCAACGTGCGGCGGGGCCTGCTCATGCTGGAGGGCGAACGGCTGTGCGCGACGCCGCAGGGGTGGTGGGCGCTCAACCGCGTGGTGACGGACTTCCTGGAGGAGCCCGGCGCCGCACTCACCACTTCCAGTCGTCAATGA
- the lpdA gene encoding dihydrolipoyl dehydrogenase, with amino-acid sequence MTNAYDFDVLVIGAGPGGYHAAIRAAQLGLRAACAEREAVGGVCLNIGCIPTKALLHAGEQVAAARHASDFGLTFGEQKLDVAKLNGWKDGIVKKLTGGVAGLFRANKVTHLVGQASFVDPHTVKVGDKTYTAANVIIATGSEPAKIRGLDVDQQSIVDSTGALNVPDPIPARMLCVGGGVISFEFSHIYNNLGSKVKIIEFLPTIIPGADADAVREFGKSMKKQGIEFETETKANSAVKKDDGVHVEIENVKTGEKRTEVFDRVLVAVGRRPRLDGLNLEVTGVAQNERGFIPADEQQRTNVPHIFAIGDVAGNPMLAHKAMKEGVVAAEVIAGRPAAQDAVAIPGVVYTSPELAWVGLTEGEARDKGYNVRTGVFPLSASGRAMTLQQTDGFVKMVVDHDTDLLLGVHIVAAHGSDMLGEASLALEMGATATDVALTIHAHPTLGESVLEAAEAVHKQAIHIVNR; translated from the coding sequence ATGACAAATGCTTATGACTTTGACGTGCTCGTGATCGGCGCGGGTCCCGGCGGCTATCACGCGGCGATCCGGGCGGCCCAGCTCGGCCTGCGGGCGGCGTGCGCCGAGCGCGAGGCGGTGGGCGGCGTGTGCCTGAACATCGGCTGCATTCCCACCAAGGCGCTGCTCCACGCGGGCGAGCAGGTTGCCGCCGCCCGCCACGCCTCCGACTTCGGCCTGACCTTCGGCGAGCAGAAGCTCGACGTGGCGAAGCTCAACGGCTGGAAGGACGGCATCGTCAAGAAGCTCACGGGTGGCGTGGCGGGTCTCTTCCGCGCGAACAAGGTGACCCACCTCGTCGGCCAGGCGAGCTTCGTGGACCCCCACACCGTCAAGGTGGGGGACAAGACCTACACGGCGGCGAACGTCATCATCGCCACCGGGAGCGAGCCCGCCAAGATTCGCGGCCTGGACGTGGACCAGCAGTCCATCGTGGACTCGACGGGGGCGCTCAACGTGCCCGATCCCATCCCCGCCCGGATGCTGTGCGTGGGCGGCGGCGTGATCTCCTTCGAGTTCTCGCACATCTACAACAACCTCGGCTCGAAGGTGAAGATCATCGAGTTCCTGCCGACGATCATCCCCGGCGCGGACGCCGACGCGGTGCGCGAGTTCGGCAAGTCGATGAAGAAACAGGGCATCGAGTTCGAGACCGAGACGAAGGCGAACTCCGCGGTCAAGAAGGACGACGGCGTTCACGTCGAGATCGAGAACGTGAAGACGGGGGAGAAGCGCACCGAGGTCTTCGACCGCGTGCTCGTCGCCGTGGGCCGCCGCCCGCGCCTCGACGGCCTGAACCTGGAGGTCACGGGCGTGGCGCAGAACGAACGCGGCTTCATCCCCGCCGACGAGCAGCAGCGCACGAACGTGCCCCACATCTTCGCCATCGGGGACGTGGCCGGAAACCCCATGCTCGCCCACAAGGCGATGAAGGAGGGGGTGGTGGCCGCCGAGGTGATCGCCGGGAGGCCCGCCGCGCAGGATGCGGTCGCCATCCCCGGCGTCGTGTACACCAGCCCTGAACTCGCCTGGGTGGGTCTGACCGAGGGGGAGGCCCGCGACAAGGGCTACAACGTCCGCACCGGCGTCTTCCCCCTCAGCGCCTCGGGCCGCGCGATGACCCTCCAGCAGACCGACGGCTTCGTGAAGATGGTCGTGGACCACGACACCGACCTGCTGCTCGGCGTCCATATCGTCGCCGCGCACGGCAGCGACATGCTGGGGGAGGCGAGCCTCGCGCTGGAGATGGGGGCGACCGCCACCGACGTGGCCCTGACGATCCACGCCCACCCCACCCTCGGCGAGAGCGTGCTGGAGGCCGCCGAGGCGGTGCACAAGCAGGCCATCCATATCGTGAACCGCTGA